The following are from one region of the Leucobacter sp. Psy1 genome:
- a CDS encoding ABC transporter substrate-binding protein, whose product MTTCALAGLAVAALSLTACAPPGASGGGEAVEDTKPAYTPEADETADGFDLDALIAAAQEEEPITIYDQTGKVVQIAEAFSEKYDVEATGVKIETNVIEKVRTEGKSGNVIGDVVASAEVAGVYSLIEDDVLTNWVPGDMYDQLPESARFPFLNLYETYVWTYNSDVYPDGCPVSNVWELTEDEWQGQTALPDPEKFATYPIGWNQTARDHSAEYDAAYEEQYGEALETEEADSVHEWLKRFAGNSPLVGKDAEAPSDAVGGAGQPDPAIALIPGSKYRNNEDKGYAQAVCTDLMPNAGWTVPQSMAYATNTKSPNLAKLYIHFATSQEGMEFVMPDGKASFSPEVKPAEDPYGLLALDEEGQLQPYSTEYLTDDFAQISAWLDFWRSNR is encoded by the coding sequence ATGACGACCTGCGCGCTCGCGGGCCTCGCCGTCGCGGCCCTCTCCCTCACCGCCTGCGCTCCCCCCGGCGCCTCAGGCGGAGGCGAGGCCGTAGAGGACACTAAACCCGCGTACACCCCCGAAGCCGACGAGACTGCGGACGGCTTCGATCTCGACGCACTCATCGCGGCGGCCCAAGAGGAGGAGCCGATCACGATCTACGATCAGACCGGAAAGGTCGTCCAGATCGCTGAGGCGTTCTCCGAGAAGTACGACGTCGAAGCCACCGGTGTGAAGATCGAGACGAACGTCATCGAGAAGGTCCGCACCGAGGGCAAGTCGGGCAACGTCATCGGAGACGTCGTCGCATCGGCAGAGGTGGCCGGTGTCTACTCCCTGATCGAGGACGACGTCCTGACCAACTGGGTGCCAGGCGACATGTACGACCAGCTCCCCGAGTCGGCGCGCTTCCCCTTCCTGAACCTGTACGAGACGTACGTCTGGACCTACAACTCTGACGTCTACCCCGACGGGTGCCCCGTCTCGAACGTCTGGGAGCTCACGGAGGACGAGTGGCAGGGCCAGACGGCGCTCCCCGACCCGGAGAAGTTCGCGACCTACCCGATCGGGTGGAACCAGACGGCTCGTGACCACTCGGCTGAGTACGACGCGGCCTACGAGGAGCAGTACGGCGAAGCTCTCGAGACCGAGGAAGCCGACTCGGTTCACGAGTGGCTGAAGCGCTTCGCCGGCAACTCCCCGCTCGTCGGCAAGGATGCCGAGGCGCCGTCCGACGCCGTGGGCGGTGCGGGCCAGCCGGATCCGGCCATCGCTCTGATCCCCGGGTCGAAGTACCGCAACAACGAGGACAAGGGGTACGCCCAGGCGGTCTGCACCGACCTGATGCCGAACGCCGGCTGGACCGTCCCCCAGTCCATGGCCTACGCCACGAACACGAAGAGCCCGAACCTCGCGAAGCTCTACATCCACTTCGCGACCTCGCAGGAGGGCATGGAGTTCGTGATGCCCGACGGCAAGGCGTCCTTCTCGCCCGAGGTGAAGCCCGCCGAGGATCCCTACGGTCTGCTCGCGCTCGACGAGGAGGGGCAGCTGCAGCCGTACAGCACCGAGTACCTCACCGACGACTTCGCCCAGATCTCCGCGTGGCTGGACTTCTGGCGCAGCAATCGATGA